A section of the Triticum dicoccoides isolate Atlit2015 ecotype Zavitan chromosome 7A, WEW_v2.0, whole genome shotgun sequence genome encodes:
- the LOC119332160 gene encoding FBD-associated F-box protein At5g56370-like: protein MDNDLTCTRKRHMGSYESCQGKVFKKTRANVLFTDLPEDMLSMVLSKLPLKDAVRSGILSSKWKDRWMLCPKLRFDVLTVSKNVFYEQQYTQKFIKTVNAVMQQHQGMVVEELMIKFEFDCRIQDHINSWVAFAVSSRTKSLALDIAPTDYFGHTDQYRFPLELLDNGSIFQLRHLKLSFASFELPPQFSGFPNLRTLDLYLLRVSRKDLQDMLSNCINLEWFSMFKCHLNDELTVACPLSKLLYFRVVHCRITKIVLNAAKLKTFIFYGRLYPIDLGDAPNLKQAFLDFYTPVTFEHALTILPKVLPSVQDLTLCASFELKMPLLMETSYKFSYLKCLDLWLILDDKEVDNILSLASLLRAAPFVETLGMNFRVFGVPHHVSELIKSITRCPHNHLKNLHITGFSGTTTQLEFLVHVVESAHALEILTINGPDIARRDDKWLIRFRSLVRELERKYLHEIISPNVKLSIFSRNYKMLEGQKHMSFLEEIDAAIIYYATHQ, encoded by the exons ATGGACAACGATCTAACATGCACAAGAAAAAGACACATGGGTTCCTATGAATCCTGCCAAGGAAAAGTCTTTAAGAAAACCAGAGCAAATGTTCTATTTACAGACCTTCCTGAGGATATGCTATCTATGGTTCTATCAAAGTTGCCACTAAAGGATGCTGTAAGGAGTGGCATTCTATCAAGTAAATGGAAAGATAGGTGGATGTTATGCCCCAAATTAAGATTTGATGTTCTCACAGTATCCAAGAATGTGTTTTACGAACAACAATACACTCAAAAATTCATTAAGACTGTGAATGCAGTAATGCAACAACATCAGGGCATGGTTGTTGAAGAGCTCATGATCAAATTTGAGTTTGACTGCAGGATACAAGATCATATCAATTCATGGGTTGCTTTTGCTGTATCATCGCGGACGAAGAGCCTTGCCCTTGATATAGCACCAACCGATTACTTTGGTCATACTGATCAGTACAGATTTCCGCTCGAGCTTTTAGACAACGGAAGCATATTTCAGCTTCGTCATCTAAAACTTAGCTTTGCATCATTTGAACTGCCCCCTCAATTCAGCGGTTTTCCAAATCTGAGAACACTTGACTTGTACTTGTTACGTGTCAGTCGGAAGGATCTTCAAGATATGCTGTCAAATTGCATTAATCTTGAGTGGTTCAGTATGTTTAAATGCCACCTGAATGATGAGCTGACAGTAGCTTGTCCATTGTCAAAGTTATTATACTTCCGTGTTGTGCACTGCAGGATAACAAAGATAGTACTCAATGCAGCAAAACTCAAAACTTTCATTTTCTATGGGCGTTTGTATCCTATTGACCTTGGGGATGCTCCAAACTTGAAACAAGCATTTCTTGATTTCTATACCCCAGTGACTTTTGAACATGCTTTAACTATACTTCCCAAAGTGCTTCCAAGTGTTCAGGATCTGACATTGTGTGCTTCTTTTGAACTCAAG ATGCCCTTGTTGATGGAGACCTCTTACAAGTTTTCCTACTTAAAATGTTTAGATTTGTGGCTGATTTTAGATGACAAAGAAGTTGACAATATTCTGTCTTTGGCCTCACTTTTGAGGGCTGCTCCTTTCGTTGAAACGTTAGGGATGAAT TTTCGTGTTTTTGGTGTCCCACATCATGTCTCAGAGCTTATTAAAAGCATTACCAGGTGTCCACATAATCATCTGAAGAACCTGCATATTACAGGATTTTCTGGAACAACAACACAACTTGAATTTCTAGTGCATGTTGTTGAAAGTGCCCATGCCCTGGAGATTTTGACGATTAATGGACCTGACATAGCTCGCCGTGATGATAAATGGCTAATAAGATTCCGTTCCCTAGTTCGAGAATTGGAGAGAAAATATCTTCATGAAATAATTTCACCAAATGTGAAGCTCTCCATTTTCTCCCGGAATTATAAAATgctggaaggacagaaacacatgagTTTTCTAGAAGAAATCGACGCCGCCATAATATATTATGCAACTCATCAATGA
- the LOC119331310 gene encoding putative F-box/FBD/LRR-repeat protein At5g62970, protein MGSDLTHTRKRMRRYYHGPVIKKTRAKVQFADLPDDLLSTILSKLPLKEAARTVILSSKWNDVWRVCPKLRFDGFTVCSDSVFGGEQYTQKFIDNVNAVMQKHQCMVVEELVIKFGFDKRVLDHINMWVAFAVSSRTESLALDLGPVDIQGRIDQYRFPVELLDNRSISRLRHLQLSVASFELPLQFSGFPNLRALDLHLVNVTRKDLQDMLSNCINLEWFSMVRCHLNDELIVARPLSNLIYLRVAHCKITKIVLHAVELKTFLFYGRLYPIDLGHTPKLKHTFLDIYSLLTVEHALTVLPKVLPSVQDLTLHAHFTLKMPLLMENPCKFYQLKYLHLNLSIGHKEAANILSFASFLRAAPSVEKLEMHFSVLAIPHRVSEPIKSLPRCPHSYLKNLHITGFSGTTGQLEFLVHVVENAPALKILTIKGADSIGRDLNHEGKRKFSFKFRELERKYLHGIISPNVDLRII, encoded by the exons ATGGGCAGCGATCTAACACACACGAGAAAAAGAATGAGGCGTTACTACCACGGACCAGTCATTAAGAAAACGAGAGCAAAGGTTCAGTTTGCAGACCTTCCCGATGATCTGCTGTCTACGATTCTATCAAAATTGCCACTGAAGGAAGCTGCAAGAACCGTCATTCTGTCAAGTAAATGGAACGACGTGTGGAGAGTTTGCCCCAAACTGAGATTTGATGGCTTCACAGTGTGCAGTGACAGCGTGTTTGGGGGAGAACAGTACACTCAGAAATTCATTGACAATGTTAATGCAGTCATGCAGAAGCATCAGTGCATGGTCGTTGAAGAGCTCGTGATCAAATTTGGGTTTGACAAGAGGGTACTGGATCATATCAACATGTGGGTTGCTTTTGCTGTTTCATCGCGGACGGAGAGCCTTGCCCTTGATTTAGGACCAGTCGACATCCAAGGTCGTATTGATCAGTACAGATTTCCGGTCGAGCTTTTAGACAACAGAAGCATATCCCGGCTTCGTCATCTTCAACTTAGCGTTGCATCATTTGAACTACCCCTTCAATTCAGCGGTTTCCCGAATCTGAGAGCACTTGACTTGCACTTGGTAAATGTCACTCGGAAGGATCTTCAAGACATGCTGTCAAATTGCATTAATCTTGAGTGGTTCAGTATGGTTAGATGCCATTTGAATGATGAACTGATAGTAGCTCGTCCATTGTCAAACCTGATATACCTGCGTGTTGCACACTGCAAGATAACCAAGATAGTACTCCATGCGGTGGAACTCAAAACTTTCTTGTTCTATGGACGTCTGTATCCAATCGACCTTGGGCATACACCCAAACTGAAGCACACATTTCTTGATATTTATTCCCTGTTAACTGTTGAGCATGCTTTGACTGTGCTTCCCAAAGTGCTTCCAAGTGTTCAAGATCTGACATTGCATGCTCATTTTACTCTTAAG ATGCCTTTGTTGATGGAAAATCCGTGCAAGTTTTACCAGTTGAAATATTTACATTTGAACCTGTCAATTGGTCATAAAGAAGCTGCCAACATTCTATCTTTTGCCTCTTTTCTGAGGGCTGCTCCTTCTGTTGAAAAGTTAGAAATGCAT TTTAGTGTTTTGGCCATCCCACATCGTGTCTCGGAGCCTATCAAGAGCCTTCCACGGTGTCCACATAGTTATCTGAAGAACCTGCATATTACAGGATTTTCGGGAACAACAGGACAACTTGAATTTCTAGTGCACGTTGTTGAAAATGCCCCTGCTCTGAAGATATTGACGATTAAAGGAGCTGACTCGATTGGTCGTGATCTCAATCATGAAGGGAAAAGAAAATTTTCTTTTAAGTTTCGGGAATTGGAGAGGAAATACCTTCATGGGATAATTTCACCAAATGTGGACCTCCGTATTATTTAA